One genomic segment of Chitinophaga sancti includes these proteins:
- the cobW gene encoding cobalamin biosynthesis protein CobW codes for MTSKIPVTIITGFLGSGKTTLIRNLIQNANGRRLAVIVNEFGEMGIDGDLIKSCCSNEEDVLELNNGCLCCTVQEEFLPVMLQLMDRKDTIDHIIIETSGLALPKPLLHAFNWPDLKSQITVDAVVTVVDLVGQATGEICDRERVQAQREADDSLDHETPIEELFEDQLSCADLVVLTKKDLLEGLQFEEVTGIISNKLRPNVKMVTANNGDLSADVLLGVQAAAENDLESRHSHHEEDHANGLDHHHDDDIDSIVVTVTAPHTPESLVAALKEMVAEHEIYRIKGFIDIPNKPMRMVLQGVSHRFDHYFDRKWKDGEARKTSLVFIGDELVEKDLSALLHEKLN; via the coding sequence ATGACTTCCAAAATACCGGTAACCATCATTACGGGGTTCTTAGGCTCCGGAAAAACTACATTGATCCGCAACCTGATTCAGAACGCCAATGGCCGTCGACTTGCAGTAATTGTCAATGAATTTGGTGAAATGGGCATTGACGGAGACCTGATCAAATCCTGCTGCTCAAATGAAGAAGACGTACTTGAACTGAACAACGGTTGCCTGTGTTGTACCGTGCAGGAAGAGTTTTTGCCAGTGATGCTGCAATTGATGGATAGAAAAGATACGATCGATCATATCATCATCGAAACTTCTGGTCTTGCACTGCCCAAACCGCTGCTGCATGCATTTAACTGGCCTGACCTGAAATCACAGATCACTGTAGATGCAGTTGTCACTGTGGTAGACCTGGTAGGTCAGGCGACCGGCGAAATCTGTGACCGTGAACGCGTACAGGCGCAGCGTGAGGCCGATGACTCCCTGGATCATGAAACACCGATCGAAGAACTTTTCGAAGACCAGCTCTCCTGCGCTGACCTCGTCGTGTTAACTAAGAAGGATCTGCTGGAAGGATTACAGTTTGAAGAAGTAACAGGTATCATCAGCAACAAACTTCGTCCGAATGTGAAGATGGTGACTGCCAACAATGGCGACCTGTCTGCCGACGTACTGTTAGGCGTGCAGGCTGCTGCAGAAAACGACCTGGAAAGCCGTCACTCTCATCACGAGGAAGATCATGCCAATGGCCTGGATCACCATCACGATGACGATATCGACTCTATCGTGGTAACTGTAACGGCACCGCATACCCCGGAATCACTGGTAGCTGCCCTGAAAGAAATGGTGGCAGAGCATGAGATCTACCGTATCAAAGGCTTTATTGATATTCCAAATAAGCCTATGCGCATGGTATTGCAGGGTGTATCTCATCGTTTTGATCATTATTTTGATCGTAAATGGAAGGATGGCGAAGCCCGCAAAACCAGTCTGGTATTCATCGGCGATGAACTGGTGGAAAAAGACCTGTCCGCACTGTTACACGAAAAGTTAAACTAA
- a CDS encoding phosphotransferase, with product MTHFPVVSSILSAQYLVPLFQVKYNLSRDTTCRLLKAGVNHSYLVTDGDNKYIFRIYCINWRTKKDIAEEIRLLNLLRAHAMPVTYPIADFDNDYVQLLHAPEGLRYGVLFSYAHGEKILQYPTALHYKMGATIARLHQVTENFKLDRVDYTPAVMVVDSFERLKGYLPLETEEMQWMQQAQDYLLKLYATIDHSRVRNGAVHMDLWFDNMNIANDEFTIFDFDFCGNGMLCYDLAYYILQVHSTERENTEVCKEKVAAFLEGYSSITTISEEEKALIPAFGISMYFFYLGIQCQRYEDWSNTFLNEVYLKRFIKLLIKRYADLYELAI from the coding sequence ATGACACATTTTCCAGTAGTTAGTTCCATTTTGTCGGCCCAATATCTGGTCCCTTTATTTCAGGTAAAATATAATTTGAGTCGTGATACGACCTGCAGATTGCTGAAAGCAGGCGTGAATCACAGTTATCTCGTAACGGATGGTGACAATAAGTACATCTTTAGGATATATTGCATCAACTGGCGTACGAAGAAGGATATTGCAGAAGAGATCCGTTTGTTAAATCTATTGCGCGCACATGCAATGCCGGTAACCTATCCTATTGCCGATTTTGACAACGACTATGTACAGCTATTGCATGCACCGGAAGGCTTGCGGTATGGCGTGCTGTTTTCCTATGCCCATGGAGAAAAAATTTTACAGTACCCAACAGCGCTCCATTACAAAATGGGTGCGACCATTGCACGCCTTCACCAGGTAACTGAAAATTTCAAACTGGATAGAGTGGACTATACCCCCGCTGTCATGGTAGTGGATTCTTTCGAAAGACTGAAAGGTTATCTCCCATTGGAGACAGAAGAAATGCAATGGATGCAGCAGGCGCAGGACTACTTATTAAAGCTATACGCCACCATCGATCACTCAAGGGTGAGAAATGGTGCTGTGCACATGGACCTGTGGTTTGACAACATGAATATTGCTAACGATGAATTTACCATTTTCGACTTTGACTTTTGTGGGAATGGCATGCTCTGTTATGATCTGGCCTATTACATCCTGCAGGTACATAGTACAGAAAGAGAAAATACGGAGGTGTGTAAAGAAAAGGTAGCTGCTTTCCTGGAAGGTTATTCTTCCATAACCACCATCTCAGAAGAGGAAAAGGCATTGATTCCGGCCTTTGGTATAAGTATGTATTTCTTCTACCTGGGCATTCAGTGCCAGCGGTATGAGGACTGGTCCAATACTTTCCTGAATGAGGTATACCTGAAGCGGTTTATAAAATTATTAATAAAAAGATATGCCGACTTATATGAGCTGGCTATCTAA
- a CDS encoding M81 family metallopeptidase, producing MKRVFFLMASYCLLGGAMAQQKLPRIAIAGLAIESSTFSPATSDEAAFKAQYGNEVFRTYPFMSADSPLRKAAIWFPTITGHALPGGAVTKEAYESLVRKTLDSLKKHLPYDGLYFDIHGAMSVVGMEDPEGDFIVRIRKVVGTKTLISTSMDLHGNVSWRLAENTDLITCYRMAPHEDALDTKERAIRNLVERLKSGKGKPAYKAWIPVPILLPGEKTSTRIEPGKSLYAQVDPASRQPGVIDAAIWIGYAWADEPRNHAVVMVTGDDKENVTIAAEKLAKSFWDVRKQFEFVAPTATLQQALDAAVKSDKHPFYISDSGDNPTAGGAGDVTWTLTQILARPEFKSENGPTLIYASIPGPDFVKKAIELGVGKHIEAEAGAKVDARFAGPVKLSGTIESIEYGDKDAAVEVVVKVGSVHVIVTQKRKPYHKEKDFTRLGLNPRKADIVVVKIGYLEPELYNMRADWLLALTPGGVDQNLERLGYKHIAHPMFPVDKDMKDPDLKVRWVSAADKLKK from the coding sequence ATGAAACGCGTGTTTTTTCTAATGGCAAGTTATTGCCTCTTGGGTGGCGCCATGGCGCAGCAAAAGCTGCCCCGTATAGCCATCGCAGGTCTCGCTATCGAGTCCAGCACTTTCTCTCCTGCCACGTCAGACGAAGCGGCTTTCAAGGCGCAGTATGGCAATGAAGTATTTAGGACGTATCCGTTTATGTCTGCAGATTCGCCCCTGCGAAAGGCAGCTATATGGTTCCCGACTATTACGGGCCATGCTTTGCCGGGTGGTGCGGTGACCAAAGAGGCGTATGAGTCGCTGGTTAGAAAAACACTGGATTCATTGAAGAAACACCTCCCTTACGATGGATTGTATTTCGATATTCATGGAGCGATGAGTGTAGTGGGCATGGAAGATCCGGAAGGCGATTTTATAGTACGCATCCGCAAAGTTGTGGGCACAAAAACGCTGATCAGTACATCTATGGACCTGCATGGAAACGTAAGCTGGAGACTGGCGGAAAACACAGACCTCATTACCTGTTATCGCATGGCGCCTCACGAAGATGCACTGGATACAAAGGAAAGAGCAATACGTAATCTCGTAGAACGTCTGAAAAGCGGTAAAGGGAAACCCGCCTACAAAGCCTGGATTCCAGTGCCAATCTTATTGCCGGGCGAAAAAACATCTACCCGTATAGAACCCGGTAAAAGCCTGTATGCGCAGGTAGATCCGGCTTCCAGGCAACCTGGTGTTATTGATGCTGCGATCTGGATCGGGTATGCATGGGCAGATGAACCACGTAATCACGCTGTAGTAATGGTAACAGGTGATGACAAGGAAAATGTGACTATTGCTGCTGAAAAACTGGCCAAAAGCTTTTGGGATGTGCGCAAACAATTTGAATTTGTAGCACCGACCGCCACCTTGCAGCAAGCGCTGGATGCGGCAGTGAAAAGTGACAAACATCCTTTCTATATCAGTGATTCTGGTGATAATCCAACTGCTGGTGGAGCGGGCGATGTAACCTGGACATTGACGCAGATACTGGCACGACCTGAGTTTAAATCAGAGAATGGGCCTACATTGATTTATGCTAGTATTCCAGGCCCCGATTTTGTAAAGAAAGCCATAGAACTGGGTGTGGGCAAGCATATAGAAGCAGAAGCGGGTGCTAAGGTGGATGCACGTTTTGCAGGGCCGGTGAAACTGTCTGGTACTATTGAGTCAATTGAATATGGTGATAAAGATGCTGCGGTAGAAGTCGTGGTGAAGGTAGGAAGTGTACACGTCATCGTGACACAGAAACGGAAACCTTATCACAAAGAGAAAGATTTTACAAGGTTAGGATTGAATCCCCGTAAAGCAGATATTGTGGTGGTGAAGATTGGCTATCTGGAACCTGAATTGTATAATATGCGGGCAGATTGGTTGCTGGCACTTACACCGGGTGGTGTGGATCAGAATTTGGAGCGGTTAGGATATAAACATATAGCGCATCCGATGTTTCCGGTTGATAAAGATATGAAGGATCCTGATCTGAAAGTAAGATGGGTATCTGCGGCAGATAAGTTGAAGAAATAG
- a CDS encoding NAD(P)H-dependent oxidoreductase, producing MSKIIGIIAGSLRKESFSKKIANGLLSMAPAGFEFKIIAIDELPIYNQDFDDHQSVPASYVAFRNAIQSVDGVIFVTPEHNRSIPAALKNALDVGSRPYGKSVWNGKPGAVFSNSPGNIGGFGANHHLRQSLVFLNIPVMQQPEVYIQKSNELFDDKGNLKEGDTKEFIATAVKAYIDWFNKNA from the coding sequence ATGAGCAAGATTATAGGCATTATCGCTGGGAGCCTGCGCAAAGAATCGTTTTCAAAGAAGATTGCCAATGGATTACTTTCCATGGCTCCGGCGGGGTTTGAGTTTAAAATTATCGCCATTGATGAGCTGCCTATTTACAACCAGGACTTTGATGATCATCAAAGTGTGCCGGCTTCCTATGTGGCTTTCAGAAATGCGATACAATCTGTGGATGGGGTTATTTTTGTGACACCTGAGCATAACAGGTCTATACCTGCGGCTTTGAAAAATGCGCTGGATGTGGGGTCCAGGCCTTATGGGAAAAGTGTATGGAATGGCAAGCCCGGTGCTGTGTTTAGTAATTCTCCTGGTAATATCGGTGGGTTTGGGGCAAATCATCATTTAAGGCAAAGTCTTGTTTTCCTGAATATTCCTGTAATGCAGCAGCCCGAGGTATATATTCAGAAATCTAATGAGCTGTTTGATGATAAGGGGAATCTGAAAGAAGGGGATACTAAAGAGTTTATTGCAACGGCGGTGAAAGCGTATATTGATTGGTTTAATAAAAATGCTTAA
- a CDS encoding SDR family oxidoreductase, whose amino-acid sequence METITQNSRYKYIREMPCGDYETEGEAEPTISPFILYDTAKDGCHRLVGKVALIEGGDTGLGRAIAVQFAKEGAEVAILFNDDGSQARETADMIREYGKQALLLSCNVTREDGCKQAVDKTISRFGKIDILVNNAAQENLVPQYHLVNHAIPHLAIGSSIINTSTQEAIINFTRALSSQLIKKGIRVNGVAPGAIWDSSVYDIADPDYGKDALFGHAAHPADIAPCYIFLASEDAAFISGEILHPNGGTVITS is encoded by the coding sequence ATGGAAACAATCACCCAAAATTCCCGATATAAATATATTCGTGAAATGCCTTGTGGAGATTACGAAACAGAAGGCGAAGCGGAACCAACCATCTCCCCATTCATTCTATACGACACGGCAAAAGACGGATGCCACCGTCTTGTAGGCAAAGTCGCACTGATAGAGGGCGGAGACACTGGTCTTGGCCGTGCCATTGCCGTACAGTTTGCCAAAGAAGGCGCGGAAGTTGCTATCCTTTTCAATGATGATGGCAGCCAGGCCAGGGAAACAGCTGACATGATCAGGGAATATGGCAAACAAGCACTTTTACTTTCCTGTAATGTAACACGGGAAGATGGTTGCAAACAAGCTGTCGATAAAACGATCAGCAGGTTTGGAAAGATCGATATCCTTGTAAACAATGCAGCACAGGAAAATCTTGTTCCGCAATATCATCTCGTCAATCATGCCATCCCACACCTGGCAATAGGGAGCAGTATTATCAATACTTCCACCCAGGAAGCCATTATAAACTTTACAAGGGCCTTGTCTTCCCAATTAATTAAAAAAGGGATCAGGGTGAATGGAGTGGCGCCAGGCGCAATATGGGATTCATCTGTCTATGACATAGCTGACCCTGACTATGGGAAAGATGCCCTTTTCGGACATGCCGCTCACCCTGCAGACATTGCACCTTGCTATATTTTTCTGGCTTCCGAAGATGCGGCATTTATTTCCGGAGAAATATTGCATCCCAACGGCGGAACTGTTATTACCAGTTAA
- the ligD gene encoding non-homologous end-joining DNA ligase, with protein sequence MSLAKYKQKRTFSKTPEPTGGKSDNKELHFVIQKHDASHLHYDFRLEMKGVLKSWAVPKGPSMDPKVKRLAMMVEDHPYDYKDFEGVIPAGNYGAGTVIVWDEGTYVPQISGLNKKGWEKELLHAIENGKLHFILEGEKLKGEFALVKTHGRGENSWLLMKIKDEYAATADVTKKEKSVLSGRTLKQVEKDPEMVWKSNREEKVDKTKSTPKKPVKEDPATHPPVKKIAAPPAGDFSTLLSKGKKAPMPKKIKPMLATLTEKPFDKKDWLYEIKWDGYRAISYINKGNVTMLSRNQLSFNEKFDVIADSLKEWNAKAIIDGEIVALNKNGNPDFQALQNYLKTGKSVQLAYYVFDLLWYDGKDITQLPLLERKEILQQVLPQDNNLVRYSEHITGENGQGTAFFKAALKKGLEGVMAKNADSSYSLGRRTDSWLKIKNNLQTEAIICGYTAGRNSRKHFGALILGKYKNSVLHYIGHTGGGFDTKSLKELYEKFQPLVTDKSPFKVKPKTNMPATWIKPELVCEVKFAEETREGILRQPIFLGLREDKSAKNEKKEKVVAAPVSDKKTKTMKKTAKPEKVVENLTAKKATPKKSAAPKATAEKPAAKKAASPKATPPAPKATAKTSATSKKSPSKKKPTNTLLPEDQNEVEIKIDGKLLKFTNLDKIYWPDENITKRDMLNYYAAISDTILPYLIDRPQSLNRFPDGIKGFHFYQKNVEDKVADWIQTFPYISESDGETKNFLVCKDKASLLYMANLGCIELNPWHSRIKKPDNPDYCLIDLDPDTNDFNEVIQTALEIKKLLDDVGADSYIKTSGSTGMHILIPLGAKYTFDQSRMLAELIVQVINKRLPDITSIERSPNKRKGKIYLDFLQNRQIQTMAVAYSLRPKPGATVSAPLKWEEVRKGLTIQHFDIFNMPDRIAKEGDLLKGVLGKGINMQQVLKKLQKFI encoded by the coding sequence ATGAGCTTAGCTAAGTACAAGCAAAAAAGGACTTTTTCAAAAACACCTGAACCAACAGGTGGCAAGAGTGATAATAAGGAATTGCATTTTGTAATTCAGAAGCACGATGCTTCGCATTTACATTATGATTTCAGACTGGAAATGAAAGGTGTACTTAAAAGCTGGGCGGTGCCAAAAGGGCCTTCAATGGATCCGAAAGTGAAAAGACTCGCCATGATGGTAGAGGATCATCCATATGATTATAAAGATTTTGAAGGGGTAATCCCAGCCGGCAACTACGGCGCAGGTACGGTGATTGTCTGGGATGAAGGCACCTATGTTCCGCAGATAAGCGGGCTTAATAAAAAGGGATGGGAAAAAGAATTACTACATGCCATAGAAAACGGAAAGCTTCATTTTATTTTAGAGGGTGAAAAGCTGAAAGGAGAATTTGCCTTAGTGAAAACACATGGCAGAGGGGAGAATTCATGGTTGCTAATGAAGATAAAGGATGAATATGCCGCAACAGCGGATGTGACAAAGAAAGAGAAATCGGTTTTATCTGGCAGGACACTTAAGCAGGTGGAAAAAGACCCGGAAATGGTTTGGAAGAGTAATAGGGAGGAAAAGGTCGACAAAACGAAATCTACGCCTAAAAAGCCCGTTAAAGAGGATCCTGCAACTCACCCTCCTGTTAAAAAAATCGCTGCTCCGCCTGCAGGCGACTTTTCCACCCTCCTGTCAAAGGGCAAAAAAGCCCCTATGCCGAAAAAAATAAAACCCATGCTGGCCACCCTCACAGAAAAACCATTTGATAAAAAAGACTGGCTCTATGAAATCAAATGGGATGGCTACAGGGCTATCAGCTATATAAACAAAGGCAATGTAACCATGCTATCCAGGAACCAGCTTTCCTTCAACGAAAAGTTTGACGTGATTGCTGATTCCCTAAAGGAATGGAATGCAAAAGCTATTATTGATGGCGAAATAGTGGCATTGAATAAAAATGGCAACCCTGATTTCCAGGCGCTGCAAAATTACCTGAAGACCGGCAAATCCGTTCAACTGGCTTATTATGTATTTGACCTGCTATGGTATGATGGCAAGGATATTACCCAACTACCTTTGCTGGAAAGAAAGGAAATATTACAGCAGGTATTACCACAGGATAATAACCTGGTACGGTACAGTGAGCACATCACTGGAGAAAACGGTCAGGGCACCGCATTCTTTAAAGCTGCTTTGAAAAAAGGACTGGAAGGCGTAATGGCTAAAAATGCGGATAGTTCCTATTCTTTAGGCCGCCGCACTGATAGCTGGCTAAAAATTAAAAACAATCTGCAGACGGAAGCCATCATCTGTGGCTATACCGCCGGCCGAAATAGCCGCAAACATTTTGGTGCATTGATATTAGGGAAGTATAAGAATAGCGTATTGCATTATATAGGGCATACAGGAGGCGGATTTGATACGAAGTCACTGAAGGAATTGTATGAGAAATTCCAACCTTTGGTCACAGACAAATCTCCCTTTAAAGTAAAGCCTAAAACCAATATGCCGGCTACATGGATAAAGCCAGAGCTGGTATGTGAGGTGAAATTTGCAGAGGAGACAAGAGAAGGCATTTTAAGACAACCGATTTTTCTTGGCCTGAGAGAAGATAAAAGTGCAAAGAATGAGAAGAAGGAAAAAGTAGTGGCGGCACCAGTTTCTGATAAAAAAACAAAGACTATGAAAAAGACAGCTAAACCCGAAAAAGTAGTAGAAAATCTGACGGCAAAAAAAGCAACACCCAAAAAATCTGCTGCACCCAAAGCGACTGCAGAAAAACCTGCTGCTAAAAAGGCTGCCTCCCCAAAAGCAACACCCCCTGCCCCAAAGGCCACCGCTAAAACTTCAGCTACTTCTAAAAAATCCCCTTCAAAAAAAAAGCCCACTAACACCCTCCTCCCGGAAGATCAAAACGAAGTCGAAATCAAAATAGACGGTAAACTCCTAAAATTCACCAACCTTGACAAAATCTACTGGCCAGATGAAAACATCACCAAAAGAGACATGCTTAACTACTACGCAGCCATTTCCGATACCATCCTCCCCTACCTCATCGACCGCCCGCAATCCCTCAACAGATTTCCCGACGGTATCAAAGGCTTCCACTTCTATCAAAAAAATGTAGAAGACAAAGTTGCCGACTGGATCCAAACCTTCCCCTACATCAGCGAATCAGATGGCGAAACGAAAAACTTCTTAGTCTGCAAAGACAAAGCCAGCCTACTCTATATGGCCAACCTGGGATGCATCGAACTCAACCCATGGCATAGCCGCATTAAAAAACCAGACAATCCGGACTACTGCCTCATCGATCTCGATCCAGACACCAATGACTTCAACGAAGTTATTCAAACCGCACTCGAAATAAAAAAGCTACTTGATGATGTAGGCGCTGATTCCTACATCAAAACTTCCGGCTCTACCGGCATGCACATCCTCATCCCACTTGGTGCAAAGTATACATTTGACCAATCCCGAATGCTCGCAGAACTCATCGTCCAGGTTATCAATAAAAGACTACCTGACATTACAAGTATTGAACGCTCTCCTAATAAACGAAAAGGAAAGATTTACTTAGATTTCCTTCAAAACAGGCAAATCCAAACCATGGCGGTTGCTTACTCTCTAAGGCCTAAACCAGGCGCCACCGTGTCTGCCCCACTCAAATGGGAAGAGGTCAGAAAAGGGTTAACTATCCAACACTTTGATATCTTCAATATGCCTGATAGAATTGCAAAAGAAGGGGATTTACTGAAAGGAGTATTAGGGAAAGGAATCAATATGCAGCAGGTATTAAAAAAACTACAAAAATTCATCTGA
- the glgX gene encoding glycogen debranching protein GlgX: protein MKNSPQTLQLPVHIAPGSPYPLGATPDNKGVNFAIYADYATGVDLCLFNSPSDPKESQRIKMTERFHQVWHVHVSGLQPGQLYGYRVSGPYNPQEGSRFNENKLLLDPYAKAISGTINWHDSLFGYQIGSPEEDLSFSDADSAPYIPKSVVVDDAFDWENDKCPKIPYNATIIYEMHVKGFTKMHPDIPEEIRGTYAAIGHPVTIDYLKKLGVTAVELMPVHHFVVDRHLVEKGLTNYWGYNTIGYFAPDARYSSSGIEGQQVTEFKEMVKALHKAGIEVFLDVVYNHTAEGNHMGPTLSFRGVDNCSYYRLTEDKRYYMDYTGTGNTLNAQLPNVLRLIMDSLRYWVEQMHIDGFRFDLAAALARELHEVNSLSAFFEIIYQDPVISQVKLIAEPWDVGEGGYQVGKFPPGWAEWNGLYRDCIRGYWKGDDSMLAEFALRFTGSPDLYEADYRRPTASINFITAHDGFTMHDLVSYNDKHNESNGENNRDGANDNYSFNWGTEGDTNDEGINYIRAQIKRNFITTLFLSQGVPMLVAGDESGNTQYGNNNAYCQDNEISWLDWEKQDLQLQEFTRNIIQLRKDHPVFARPGWFQGIPIKGVEDIGWFLPDGAEMQEDHWKEYYAKSIAIYLNGKGLRCVNEVGEKMVDDSFYIIFNAHHDAIEFALPVEKYAKEWQRILDTSVWKTEDKNTYAAGYKVQVKGHSISLFIHKEDLVPVAGLPVPEVTHTK, encoded by the coding sequence ATGAAGAACAGTCCACAAACCCTACAACTACCAGTCCATATTGCCCCTGGTAGTCCATATCCATTAGGCGCAACTCCTGATAATAAAGGCGTAAATTTCGCCATCTATGCCGATTATGCGACCGGTGTAGACCTCTGCCTGTTCAACAGCCCCTCAGACCCAAAAGAATCCCAAAGAATCAAAATGACTGAGCGGTTTCATCAGGTATGGCATGTGCATGTATCCGGCCTGCAACCCGGCCAACTGTATGGCTACCGCGTAAGTGGACCATACAATCCCCAGGAAGGCAGCCGTTTCAATGAAAATAAATTACTCTTAGATCCTTACGCCAAAGCCATCTCAGGCACTATCAACTGGCACGACTCCCTCTTTGGCTACCAGATAGGCAGCCCGGAAGAAGACCTGAGTTTCAGCGACGCTGACAGCGCACCATATATTCCGAAATCGGTAGTGGTCGATGATGCCTTTGACTGGGAAAACGATAAATGTCCAAAAATCCCCTACAATGCCACCATCATCTATGAGATGCATGTAAAGGGCTTTACAAAAATGCATCCGGACATTCCTGAAGAGATCCGCGGAACATATGCTGCTATCGGTCATCCGGTAACAATCGATTACCTCAAAAAACTAGGCGTAACGGCGGTTGAATTAATGCCGGTACATCACTTTGTAGTCGACAGGCACCTGGTAGAGAAAGGATTGACTAACTACTGGGGATATAATACCATCGGGTATTTTGCCCCTGATGCAAGGTATTCTTCTTCCGGTATCGAAGGCCAGCAGGTAACCGAGTTCAAAGAAATGGTCAAAGCCCTTCATAAAGCTGGTATTGAAGTATTCCTCGATGTCGTTTATAACCATACTGCCGAAGGCAACCATATGGGACCGACACTGAGCTTCAGAGGAGTGGATAATTGCAGTTATTACCGGCTTACTGAAGATAAGCGTTACTACATGGACTATACCGGCACAGGCAATACACTGAATGCACAGTTACCAAATGTACTGCGCCTCATTATGGATAGCCTTCGCTATTGGGTAGAGCAGATGCATATTGACGGATTTCGTTTCGATCTGGCTGCTGCATTAGCACGGGAACTACATGAGGTGAACAGCCTGAGTGCTTTCTTTGAAATTATTTACCAGGACCCGGTGATCAGTCAGGTCAAGTTAATTGCAGAACCCTGGGATGTGGGAGAAGGTGGCTACCAGGTAGGAAAATTTCCTCCCGGCTGGGCGGAATGGAATGGTCTATACAGAGATTGTATCAGGGGATACTGGAAAGGTGATGATAGTATGCTGGCTGAGTTTGCCCTCCGGTTTACAGGAAGCCCGGATTTGTATGAGGCGGATTATCGCAGGCCAACGGCTAGTATCAACTTCATTACCGCCCATGATGGCTTTACCATGCATGACCTTGTCTCTTATAATGACAAGCATAATGAAAGTAATGGCGAAAACAACAGGGATGGTGCGAATGATAATTACTCTTTTAACTGGGGTACGGAAGGTGATACCAATGATGAAGGCATCAATTATATCCGTGCACAGATCAAGCGAAATTTTATTACAACCTTATTCCTTTCACAGGGAGTGCCTATGCTGGTAGCGGGTGATGAATCGGGTAATACGCAGTATGGGAATAACAATGCGTATTGTCAGGATAATGAAATATCATGGTTGGATTGGGAGAAACAGGATCTGCAATTGCAGGAGTTTACGAGAAATATAATTCAGTTGCGGAAGGATCATCCTGTTTTTGCAAGGCCGGGATGGTTTCAGGGAATTCCTATTAAAGGAGTGGAAGATATTGGATGGTTCCTGCCGGATGGTGCGGAGATGCAGGAGGACCATTGGAAAGAATATTATGCGAAATCAATTGCTATTTATTTAAACGGGAAAGGATTAAGGTGCGTGAATGAGGTGGGTGAAAAAATGGTGGATGATTCTTTTTATATCATTTTCAATGCACATCACGATGCAATTGAGTTTGCATTGCCTGTAGAAAAGTATGCAAAGGAGTGGCAGCGGATCCTGGATACCAGTGTGTGGAAAACGGAGGATAAGAATACATATGCAGCAGGGTATAAAGTGCAGGTGAAGGGGCATTCAATTTCGTTATTCATTCATAAAGAGGACCTGGTGCCGGTAGCAGGATTGCCGGTTCCTGAAGTTACGCATACTAAATAA